ATCTTACCTGATTGTGTTCTGAAACATTCTCTTAAatctttgaaagaaaaaaaaaattgtcgtTGACTTTGGTTACCTTCTTTTATAAACTGTATtaattttcgagggcgaaaatttttgtaaggagggtagaatgtaatGTCCcaagcttctttttttttctattattactaTCCTATACcctttaattttatcaaaattcctACAGTACCCTTATTCCTCCTacccaaccctaaccctaaattACTAAACAACTTCCACTCTTCCTCATCAACCACAGCCCCCCTTCTTTTCAAAACTCACACCATAGACATACACCCACGCAGAAAAAAAAAGGGCGAGAACGGCAGAAGGGGCTGCAGCCTCCACGCCTCGCCGCCAAAGTCCTGCTGCTGCCAAGTCGCCATCGACGTCAACCCTAGAGAAAGAGGGAGTCTGCGAGTTGAAGGAAGCTGGAGGAGTGTCGCTGCCGTTAGCATTTTGCAGTGCCATCATCATGGTTGCCGAGAAGGAGGAGGACCCGCGAGGAAGAGAGGGATGCGGTCAGTCTCATCGTCATCAGATCCGTCTTTGCCGATGGAGACCCCGTCGCCAAGCTGCTGCGCCGCCGCTGCCACCGTTGGGTTTCTGGGAAGAGGAGCTCGAACGGGAGAGAGAGAACGAGAGAGAGAGAACGAGAGAGTTCGCAGAAAGAGAAACATCACCATACACGAACAGAGGGGGGAGGAGGAACTCACCGGAGGAGAAGGAGACTCGTCACCGTGCCTCTAGTCGCCAGGAACGGCGCTATCGTCGCCGGAAAACACGCCGGAGCTTCCAAACTCACCGGCAACACTACCTTGCCACTGTTCTGGTCTAGCTTCTTCCCTTAGTCTGTTTTGTTTTCACCTTATCTCTGCCACCATTTCATTTTTCTACCTTGTTCttgttttgatatatttttatctttgttcTGTTTTGGATCTTCCAGAATTTTATCTGCCTTTGTCTTTGTATTCGATTTGAAATGACTGCCTAGTGTTGTGGTCATTGTCGCTGTCGTGAGACGCACTCTGGGTTTGGTCTCTTCGGTCTGT
This sequence is a window from Arachis duranensis cultivar V14167 chromosome 2, aradu.V14167.gnm2.J7QH, whole genome shotgun sequence. Protein-coding genes within it:
- the LOC107472724 gene encoding uncharacterized protein LOC107472724, with amino-acid sequence MVAEKEEDPRGREGCGQSHRHQIRLCRWRPRRQAAAPPLPPLGFWEEELERERENERERTREFAERETSPYTNRGGRRNSPEEKETRHRASSRQERRYRRRKTRRSFQTHRQHYLATVLNFICLCLCIRFEMTA